A single Cyprinus carpio isolate SPL01 chromosome A6, ASM1834038v1, whole genome shotgun sequence DNA region contains:
- the LOC109098934 gene encoding ubiquinol-cytochrome-c reductase complex assembly factor 1 has product MYRRPLQSAFRQLLNASASRAVLGKAPEQDVCQSRALVACRITADAGVPNHSQRRALHSTRELLTVKETPQTTDEEVGAFTKLIEAMGFTGPLKYNKWKIKIAALRMYTCCVERINYDEFFEKCSLPDTLNSWFLVAQLHVWMCLVRMRQEGRAGKYMCRYIVHSMWEDVEQRSKIMGIDAIQRKESMKVMTETFYAALFGYDEGILSDDCVLAAAVWRNMFNRQCEDPRQLELMVEYVRKQMQFIDALDGEDLLLTGEVKWRPLVEEHAQSILKVPTTTYNDAGL; this is encoded by the exons ATGTATCGGCGACCGCTGCAGTCCGCCTTTAGACAGTTACTGAACGCTTCAGCCTCGAGAGCTGTCCTCGGAAAG GCCCCTGAACAAGATGTGTGTCAGTCCAGGGCTTTGGTGGCTTGCCGGATAACAGCGGATGCGGGCGTCCCCAATCACTCACAACGCCGAGCCCTTCACAGCACAAGAGAG CTGCTAACTGTTAAAGAGACACCACAGACCACAGATGAAGAGGTGGGGGCCTTCACCAAACTGATTGAGGCCATGGGCTTCACTGGACCCCTCAAATACAACAAATGG AAAATTAAGATAGCTGCCTTGCGCATGTACACATGCTGTGTAGAAAGAATCAACTATGACGAATTTTTTGAAA AGTGCTCTCTCCCCGACACGCTCAACTCCTGGTTCTTGGTGGCACAGCTTCACGTTTG GATGTGTCTGGTCCGGATGCGGCAGGAAGGCAGAGCTGGGAAGTACATGTGCCGTTACATTGTCCACTCCATGTGGGAGGACGTGGAGCAGAGGAGCAAGATTATGGGA ATTGATGCCATTCAAAGAAAGGAGAGCATGAAGGTGATGACGGAGACATTCTACGCTGCACTTTTTGGTTATGATGAG GGAATACTGTCAGACGATTGCGTTCTTGCGGCGGCAGTCTGGAGAAACATGTTTAACAGACAGTGTGAAGACCCCAGACAGCTTGAGCTGATGGTCGAATACGTCCGCAAacag ATGCAGTTCATCGATGCTCTGGATGGGGAGGACCTGCTTTTAACAGGAGAAGTGAAATGGCGCCCCCTGGTGGAGGAACATGCCCAGAGCATCCTGAAGGTTCCCACCACAACCTACAATGATGCTGGACTCTGA
- the LOC109110821 gene encoding protein FAM83C-like: MISSEALRPTQNPARKALGKLAARLEEVKNPWRQGSTLELSHNETARLATDALLEHGEKEYKKVLQDEREVNFLSSLEIRYITENVAKSGCADSGTNGVDMEEGDTVSELTSGTYFPMMSDEEPPMLELGWPEASNRFGPTEAQIYFQRDKSKNVKDHIRSLISKAKKVIAIVMDIFTDVDLFCDLMEASNKRRVPVYILLDEKNLSYFLNMCSEQDIQNSHLSNMRVRSVCGDTYCTKSGKKFTGQVQEKFMIIDCEEVIAGSYSFTWLSGMVHSNMLMHFSGRVTDCFDREFRCMYADSQIIDRFHNPDEDGLPGYSYHMPVPNLGLDFLADYGSRERVYSEHSSSQSSGSVSSIKAAPPGMKSSKVTPDKKNTENSQKPPDRKAVTSPVLQKPSGPHIVRGSPNGTHQSQAVERSSFGQTAGVEWSKSGTSDYLHSNIPGQTSKIQGLGIYSPSPTQQSPTDNKVNSKYRLPAPFISKFTDLFSSKEKDFHFFQKVPTHSSSFGGPDLSQNEPERKQGPPPAGPMLSDRMGPEKGIHRRDEKRMTLGHSKLDLVTKYNKLNQSKQVYSRFELKNNIPQ; encoded by the exons ATGATCAGTTCAGAGGCTTTGCGTCCGACCCAGAACCCTGCGCGTAAAGCGCTCGGAAAGCTCGCGGCCAGGCTGGAGGAGGTGAAGAACCCCTGGAGACAAGGATCAACGCTCGAGCTCAGCCACAATGAAACCGCTCGGCTCGCCACCGATGCGCTCCTGGAACACGGCGAGAAGGAGTACAAAAAAGTCTTGCAAGACGAAAGAGAAGTGAACTTTCTGTCCTCGCTGGAAATACGCTACATCACCGAGAATGTGGCCAAAAGTGGCTGCGCGGATAGCGGGACCAATGGAGTGGACATGGAGGAAGGGGACACGGTGTCCGAGCTTACTTCAGGGACTTATTTCCCCATGATGTCCGACGAGGAGCCACCAATGTTGGAGCTGGGCTGGCCAGAGGCTTCCAACCGATTTGGACCCACAGAAGCGCAGATATACTTCCAGAGAGACAAGTCGAAAAACGTCAAAGATCACATTCGATCTCTTATTAGTAAAGCCAAGAAG GTTATCGCTATAGTCATGGATATTTTTACAGACGTCGACTTGTTCTGTGACCTAATGGAGGCCTCCAACAAGCGCCGGGTTCCAGTTTATATTCTACTGGATGAGAAGAATCTCAGCTATTTTTTGAACATGTGCTCAGAGCAGGACATCCAGAATTCACACTTAAGT AATATGCGGGTGAGAAGTGTATGTGGAGACACGTATTGCACCAAAAGTGGAAAGAAATTCACAGGTCAGGTTCAAGAGAAATTCATGATCATTGACTGCGAGGAAGTCATAGCTGGATCATATAG TTTTACATGGCTTTCAGGCATGGTTCACAGCAACATGCTTATGCACTTCTCCGGCCGCGTCACGGACTGCTTTGATCGTGAATTCCGCTGCATGTATGCAGATTCTCAAATAATAGACCGTTTCCACAATCCAGATGAAGATGGGCTGCCTGGTTACTCTTACCACATGCCAGTACCAAACTTGGGCTTGGATTTTCTTGCAGACTACGGCAGCAGGGAGCGAGTGTATTCGGAGCACTCCAGTAGCCAATCCAGTGGCAGCGTTTCCAGCATCAAAGCAGCTCCTCCAGGCATGAAGTCTAGTAAAGTCACACCTGACAAGAAGAACACGGAAAACTCGCAAAAGCCTCCTGACAGGAAGGCAGTCACGAGTCCAGTGCTTCAAAAGCCTTCAGGACCCCACATTGTAAGAGGTTCTCCGAATGGGACCCACCAAAGTCAGGCAGTCGAGCGCTCTTCCTTCGGTCAAACCGCTGGTGTGGAATGGTCCAAATCAGGAACGTCAGATTACCTACACTCAAACATTCCTGGACAGACATCCAAAATCCAGGGTTTAGGTATCTACAGTCCATCACCAACTCAACAAAGTCCAACCGACAACAAGGTCAACTCCAAATATCGACTTCCCGCGCCTTTCATCAGTAAGTTCACCGATTTGTTCAGCTCAAAGGAAAAGGACTTCCACTTCTTCCAGAAGGTGCCTACTCATTCCTCTTCGTTTGGTGGGCCAGATCTTTCTCAGAATGAACCAGAGAGAAAGCAAGGTCCTCCTCCAGCAGGACCCATGCTATCGGACAGGATGGGCCCGGAGAAAGGGATACATCGGCGGGATGAGAAACGCATGACGCTGGGTCACAGCAAATTGGACCTTGTCACCAAGTACAACAAGTTAAATCAATCCAAACAGGTATACAGTCGCTTTGAGCTAAAGAACAACATACCTCAGTAA